Proteins found in one Fulvitalea axinellae genomic segment:
- a CDS encoding cysteine-rich CWC family protein, which translates to MPRHEDKKCPRCGAGFECKTGSVTICQCYAVPLNTDEREYIREKFDDCLCARCLAQLKQEFHDTGNEKTVSDK; encoded by the coding sequence ATGCCACGTCACGAAGATAAAAAATGCCCCCGTTGCGGTGCCGGGTTTGAATGCAAAACAGGCTCGGTAACGATTTGCCAATGTTATGCAGTGCCTTTGAATACCGATGAACGGGAGTATATCAGAGAGAAGTTTGACGACTGTTTGTGCGCACGCTGTTTAGCGCAATTGAAACAGGAATTTCATGATACCGGAAATGAAAAAACGGTCTCCGACAAATAA
- a CDS encoding MFS transporter yields MKHLLSHYGRLVIRYPRIIGFGASHYLASSFGQSFLISLFVPYLLSSFSLDNQTFSYYYSAATLGGAFLLSVFGPFTDKMPIRSFSRINGLALGGFCLVLASAGNPWVMLIALTGLRLSGQGLMPLAGATAMGKFFHHNRGKALALASMGMSIGEIFAPAMIIASIALWGWQETWVIFAVLAGIAFPALCTFLIKPDEHIHATGKKSTRVGSGKLSRKALLKDFTFLAPALTVVFSPFVTTGVFIHQNLILEAKGWEEGWFAATFIFFGTFRIISTLFTGPLIDKFTAVRLAPLAPIPLAIGIAVLFSGNDSWRLAVYLSLNGMSLSFGSLVGSALWAEIYGAQYLGTTKSLVSTIMVLATAVSPVIFGVVFQNYYDMQKGFIGILLTACTLSFLTFMALRSKRFRFA; encoded by the coding sequence ATGAAACATCTCCTGTCACATTACGGCAGACTCGTGATCCGCTATCCCCGCATTATCGGCTTCGGCGCTTCGCATTATCTTGCCTCTTCTTTCGGACAATCTTTTCTGATAAGCCTGTTTGTCCCATACCTTCTCAGCAGTTTTAGTCTCGATAACCAAACCTTTTCGTATTACTATTCCGCCGCCACTTTGGGCGGAGCGTTTCTACTTTCGGTATTCGGACCTTTTACCGACAAGATGCCGATACGTTCTTTCAGCAGAATTAACGGCTTGGCTTTGGGTGGCTTTTGTTTGGTTTTAGCTTCGGCCGGAAATCCTTGGGTGATGCTTATAGCCCTTACCGGCCTTAGGCTTTCCGGCCAAGGTTTGATGCCTCTCGCTGGCGCTACGGCCATGGGAAAATTCTTTCACCATAATAGAGGAAAGGCATTGGCATTAGCGTCAATGGGAATGTCGATAGGTGAGATTTTCGCTCCCGCAATGATCATAGCCTCCATTGCGCTTTGGGGCTGGCAAGAGACTTGGGTAATCTTCGCCGTATTGGCCGGAATCGCTTTTCCGGCGCTCTGCACTTTCCTCATAAAACCAGACGAGCATATTCACGCTACGGGCAAAAAATCCACTAGGGTCGGATCGGGAAAATTATCAAGAAAGGCACTGCTAAAAGATTTCACTTTTCTGGCGCCGGCGCTTACGGTCGTATTCAGCCCGTTCGTGACTACCGGCGTTTTCATCCACCAAAACCTAATCCTTGAGGCAAAAGGGTGGGAGGAAGGCTGGTTCGCCGCCACGTTTATTTTCTTCGGAACATTCCGGATTATCAGCACACTATTTACCGGCCCGCTCATCGATAAGTTCACCGCTGTCAGACTCGCTCCTTTGGCTCCCATACCTTTGGCCATAGGTATCGCTGTTTTATTTTCGGGCAATGATTCTTGGCGTTTAGCCGTTTACCTTAGCCTTAACGGCATGTCCCTAAGTTTCGGAAGTTTGGTAGGAAGCGCCTTGTGGGCGGAAATCTATGGCGCCCAATATTTGGGCACAACAAAAAGCCTAGTGTCAACTATTATGGTTTTGGCTACGGCCGTTTCCCCCGTGATATTCGGGGTAGTCTTCCAAAATTACTACGATATGCAGAAGGGTTTTATCGGCATTCTGCTAACAGCCTGTACGCTGTCTTTCTTAACGTTTATGGCTTTACGGAGCAAGCGGTTCCGGTTCGCATAA
- a CDS encoding SurA N-terminal domain-containing protein gives MALINKIREKTGLAVGIVAVGLGLFVVGGDLIGPNSVLLGKGKRTVGEIGGEEISLEEFDAEINQMKQQFASRNRRQPNDAENYTIQNQAWQLLVSRYTYDEQYKELGIGVTDSEVVDMVQGENILPEIKQGFTNPETGEFDKEALINFLNSPQGQFMANYEQTLRPSRLRLKYENMILNGDYTTKIEAQKEYNNQTELIDTRYLYVPYSALADSVFKVSEGEAKAYLNSHAEDFQVNEEGRSAKYVDFAVIPTAEDSAAFMKEMAEVKEDFRQAKEDSIYAKINTENSRGFNFYGHFGAAELPRRLQINAPILSAGDVRGPYKTGQYYTLYKVTDITKGENASVRASHILFKTDGSNDAEVKKEAQKVLKEIRGGANFAAMAAKYGQDGTATRGGDLGWFTKGRMVAPFEKAVFDAKRTGVLRNLVKTEFGYHIIDVTSLPNYNVYTVATIERELYPSDESVDAVYKKADLFASTSTDYDDFKANAEKDGYAIRDAVDVRATDRRIGFVGDARSAVTWLYREGEVGKVSQVFEAGDDHYLVMIMTGKTEEGTASFASVKSTAERKARNEKKAVFITEKLQKTKNGDINEWAIAFGSEANVFNKSGLKPSDNTLPSTGFAPELVGTALGLKEGQISGPIKLDNGIAVIQVIRKQAAPEIADYNSYKDQLNSRKRSQTAFNISKSLEKHAGVKDERYKHY, from the coding sequence ATGGCATTAATCAATAAGATACGCGAAAAAACGGGTTTGGCCGTAGGCATCGTCGCCGTCGGACTGGGCCTTTTTGTGGTCGGAGGGGACCTTATCGGACCCAACTCCGTCTTGCTGGGAAAAGGTAAAAGGACCGTAGGCGAGATAGGCGGAGAGGAAATCTCGCTTGAGGAGTTCGACGCCGAGATCAACCAAATGAAGCAACAGTTCGCTAGCCGTAACCGTCGCCAGCCGAACGACGCCGAAAACTACACCATCCAGAACCAAGCCTGGCAACTATTGGTGAGCCGTTACACTTATGACGAACAGTACAAGGAGCTCGGTATCGGCGTAACCGACTCTGAAGTTGTCGATATGGTTCAGGGAGAGAATATCCTGCCCGAAATCAAGCAGGGATTCACCAACCCGGAGACCGGAGAATTCGACAAAGAGGCCTTGATCAACTTCCTGAACAGCCCTCAGGGACAATTCATGGCCAACTACGAGCAGACCTTGCGCCCATCGCGTCTGCGTCTCAAATATGAGAACATGATCCTCAACGGTGACTACACCACTAAAATTGAGGCTCAAAAAGAATATAACAACCAGACGGAGCTTATCGACACCCGTTACCTTTACGTACCGTACTCGGCCTTGGCTGACAGCGTATTCAAAGTAAGCGAAGGAGAAGCCAAAGCCTACCTCAACAGCCATGCGGAAGATTTCCAGGTTAACGAGGAAGGTCGTTCGGCCAAATACGTAGACTTCGCCGTAATCCCTACGGCCGAGGACAGCGCAGCCTTCATGAAGGAAATGGCTGAGGTGAAAGAAGATTTCCGCCAAGCGAAAGAGGACTCGATCTACGCCAAGATCAACACCGAGAACTCTCGCGGATTCAACTTCTACGGACACTTCGGTGCCGCCGAATTGCCACGCCGTCTGCAAATCAATGCGCCGATCCTTTCGGCAGGAGACGTTAGAGGACCTTACAAGACCGGTCAGTACTACACGCTCTACAAAGTGACTGACATTACCAAAGGCGAGAACGCCTCGGTACGCGCCAGCCACATTCTCTTCAAAACTGACGGTAGCAATGACGCCGAGGTTAAGAAAGAGGCTCAGAAAGTATTGAAAGAAATCCGTGGTGGCGCCAACTTCGCCGCTATGGCAGCCAAATACGGACAGGACGGAACCGCTACTCGCGGTGGCGATCTCGGATGGTTCACGAAAGGCCGTATGGTCGCTCCATTTGAGAAAGCTGTTTTCGACGCCAAGAGAACCGGCGTTCTCCGCAACCTCGTAAAAACGGAGTTCGGTTACCACATCATCGACGTGACTTCGTTGCCGAACTACAACGTATACACAGTCGCTACAATCGAGCGCGAGCTTTACCCAAGCGATGAGTCTGTAGACGCCGTTTACAAGAAAGCTGACCTCTTCGCCAGCACCAGCACTGACTACGACGACTTCAAAGCTAACGCCGAGAAAGACGGGTACGCCATCCGCGACGCCGTTGACGTTCGCGCCACTGACAGAAGAATCGGTTTCGTAGGCGACGCCCGTAGCGCCGTGACTTGGTTGTACCGCGAAGGCGAAGTAGGAAAAGTGTCTCAGGTATTCGAAGCGGGAGACGACCACTACCTCGTAATGATAATGACCGGTAAGACCGAAGAAGGAACAGCATCATTCGCAAGCGTGAAAAGCACTGCCGAGCGCAAAGCCCGTAACGAGAAGAAAGCTGTCTTCATCACTGAGAAACTTCAGAAAACGAAAAACGGCGACATCAACGAATGGGCGATCGCCTTCGGTAGCGAAGCCAACGTTTTCAACAAGTCCGGCCTCAAGCCGAGCGACAACACTTTGCCTTCTACAGGATTCGCTCCTGAGCTCGTGGGTACTGCCCTCGGTCTGAAGGAAGGACAAATATCAGGACCAATCAAGCTTGACAACGGTATCGCCGTTATCCAAGTTATCCGCAAGCAAGCGGCTCCTGAAATCGCTGACTACAACAGCTACAAAGACCAGCTTAACAGCCGTAAGCGTTCGCAAACGGCCTTCAACATCAGCAAGTCTTTGGAAAAACACGCTGGCGTAAAAGACGAGCGCTACAAGCACTACTAA
- a CDS encoding hemolysin family protein has protein sequence MEDSHSLIIIFVCLLLSALFSGVEIAFVSSDRLSIELERKKGKFSANIIAKFYEKSSRFIGTTLIGNTLSLVVYTIYMTELMESLNAQYDIIPFTNELAIFLIQTIITTVIVLFTAEYTPKSLFLVNPNRALTAAAPFILLMYYLLYPFVWMVMGLSKFVITKVMRLEYSDTKPAFGRTELNNYIRERVNDTSAEENEVDTRIFSNALEFKKTKVRECLIPRTEVVAVDINDDIETLSKAFVDSGHSKVLVYKDTIDEVLGFCHSNSMFSQPDSIKDILNPIPLVTETMLANDVMLKFITERKSIALVVDEYGGTSGIISIEDVMEEIFGEIQDEHDNEYREERKINDNTFLFSARHEIDDLNERYTWTLPCGDYDTLGGLILSETGSIPELNDIIRISPFTFTIMSMEENRIDLVKMEINKGENLND, from the coding sequence ATGGAAGACTCCCACTCGCTGATCATCATTTTTGTTTGCCTCTTACTCTCCGCCCTTTTTTCCGGAGTGGAGATCGCCTTTGTCTCATCCGACAGGCTCTCGATTGAATTGGAAAGGAAAAAAGGGAAATTTTCGGCCAATATAATTGCGAAGTTTTACGAAAAAAGCTCCCGGTTTATCGGAACCACACTTATCGGCAACACCCTATCGCTGGTAGTGTACACCATTTACATGACCGAGCTGATGGAATCGCTCAACGCTCAGTACGACATTATTCCGTTTACCAACGAACTGGCTATCTTTCTGATCCAAACGATTATCACCACCGTCATAGTTCTCTTCACGGCTGAATATACGCCCAAAAGCCTTTTTCTGGTTAACCCGAACAGGGCCCTTACCGCGGCGGCCCCGTTTATCCTGTTGATGTATTACTTGCTGTACCCATTTGTGTGGATGGTAATGGGACTCTCGAAATTTGTCATTACCAAAGTAATGCGACTTGAATACTCTGACACCAAACCGGCCTTCGGACGTACGGAACTGAATAACTACATCCGGGAAAGGGTAAACGACACCTCCGCCGAGGAAAACGAAGTGGACACCCGGATTTTCAGCAACGCCCTTGAGTTCAAAAAAACCAAAGTGCGGGAATGTCTGATTCCCCGCACCGAAGTGGTGGCCGTGGATATCAACGACGATATCGAAACGCTTTCAAAAGCCTTTGTGGATTCCGGCCACTCCAAAGTACTGGTGTACAAAGACACGATAGACGAAGTGTTGGGCTTTTGCCATTCCAACAGCATGTTCAGCCAACCCGATTCCATTAAGGACATCCTCAACCCGATTCCGTTGGTTACCGAAACAATGCTCGCCAATGACGTAATGCTTAAATTCATCACCGAACGGAAAAGTATCGCTTTGGTTGTGGACGAGTACGGGGGAACATCGGGAATTATCAGCATCGAGGACGTAATGGAGGAAATATTCGGAGAAATCCAGGACGAGCACGACAACGAATACCGGGAAGAGAGAAAAATCAACGACAACACTTTCCTGTTCAGCGCCCGCCACGAAATAGACGACTTGAACGAACGCTACACTTGGACGCTCCCCTGCGGAGACTACGACACCCTCGGCGGACTTATTCTCTCCGAGACAGGCTCCATTCCCGAACTCAACGACATTATCCGGATTTCGCCCTTCACCTTCACCATCATGTCGATGGAGGAAAACCGCATAGACCTGGTAAAGATGGAAATCAACAAAGGGGAAAACCTCAACGACTGA
- the lptC gene encoding LPS export ABC transporter periplasmic protein LptC codes for MITSISTRFYAFIIFATVALLSACGERGSDLPAKAYEGPVMEMRDAEIFFTEDSALVYYAKFPIRQIFENGNEVYPKGLYLENYEKDGQLSATIQADSCTFDPKKKLWHAVGDVRVINIKEGNKLFTDELFWDRKEKKFYTDRFVRLVQGTDVSTGDRFWAMEDFSDYSIENSKHEFSIDEEKEKENENNASDSLKAPVKPELLAPEKHKLKTTDLKTEPIVP; via the coding sequence ATGATAACAAGCATAAGTACACGTTTTTACGCCTTCATTATCTTCGCCACCGTGGCCCTGCTCTCCGCTTGCGGAGAACGTGGCAGTGACTTGCCTGCCAAAGCTTACGAAGGCCCCGTTATGGAAATGCGCGACGCCGAGATATTTTTTACCGAAGACAGTGCGCTCGTTTACTACGCCAAATTCCCCATAAGGCAAATTTTCGAAAACGGCAACGAAGTGTACCCGAAAGGCCTTTACTTGGAAAACTACGAAAAGGACGGCCAGCTCTCCGCCACCATCCAGGCGGATTCCTGCACTTTTGATCCGAAAAAGAAACTTTGGCACGCCGTAGGCGATGTCCGCGTTATAAACATCAAGGAAGGCAACAAGCTTTTCACCGACGAACTGTTCTGGGACAGGAAAGAAAAGAAGTTCTACACCGACCGCTTCGTACGGCTAGTGCAGGGAACCGACGTCAGTACCGGCGACCGTTTCTGGGCCATGGAAGATTTCTCCGATTACAGCATCGAGAACTCCAAGCATGAATTTAGCATTGACGAAGAAAAGGAAAAAGAGAACGAGAACAACGCCTCCGACAGCCTGAAAGCTCCCGTAAAACCGGAGCTTCTCGCCCCGGAGAAACATAAACTCAAAACCACCGATTTAAAGACCGAACCAATCGTCCCATAA